One genomic segment of Catalinimonas alkaloidigena includes these proteins:
- a CDS encoding phosphotriesterase family protein, translating to MLMKLSRRNFLQRSVYLSAATALPLPTLSYVLKASKVMTVGGSIKASHMGMSLIHEHVLVDFIGAEKISFDRWDRVQVVKKVLPYLKEIKGLGIKTLVECTPAYLGRDVHLLEELSEQSELNIITNTGYYGARNNQHLPQHAFTENAEQLADRWIKEFENGIDGSSIKPGFMKIGVDNGPLSDMHRKLVRAAAITHKATGLTIASHTGPALPAFEEMEILNEEGIALNAFIWVHAQHEEDSQKHVEAAQQGAWVSLDGLSESSVERYTEILKLLKANKLLDKVLLSHDAGWYRPGEVEGGQFRAYTDIFEFMLPAMRENGFSEKEIRTIFVSNPSKAFTISKRLV from the coding sequence ATGCTCATGAAATTATCCCGAAGAAACTTCCTCCAGCGCAGTGTGTATTTGTCCGCCGCTACCGCTTTGCCTCTGCCAACACTATCTTACGTGCTTAAGGCCTCAAAGGTCATGACGGTGGGTGGCTCCATCAAAGCGAGCCATATGGGCATGTCACTCATCCATGAACATGTTCTGGTAGATTTCATTGGAGCAGAAAAGATAAGTTTTGACCGTTGGGACAGAGTGCAGGTGGTAAAAAAGGTTTTACCTTATCTTAAGGAGATCAAAGGCCTGGGGATAAAAACATTGGTAGAATGTACTCCTGCTTATCTGGGTAGAGATGTGCACCTGCTGGAAGAACTTTCTGAGCAGAGTGAACTAAATATCATCACAAACACCGGCTATTATGGCGCACGAAATAATCAGCACCTACCACAACATGCCTTTACAGAAAATGCCGAACAACTGGCAGACCGTTGGATCAAAGAATTTGAGAATGGCATAGATGGTAGCAGCATCAAACCGGGTTTCATGAAGATTGGCGTGGATAATGGTCCGCTATCAGATATGCATCGCAAACTGGTAAGAGCAGCAGCGATCACCCATAAAGCCACCGGACTTACCATTGCCTCTCATACCGGTCCGGCACTACCTGCATTTGAAGAGATGGAAATACTCAATGAAGAAGGCATTGCCCTCAATGCGTTTATCTGGGTACATGCCCAGCATGAAGAGGATAGCCAAAAGCATGTGGAAGCTGCTCAGCAAGGAGCCTGGGTAAGTCTGGATGGCCTCAGTGAAAGCAGTGTAGAAAGATATACGGAAATATTAAAGCTACTCAAAGCCAATAAGTTGTTGGATAAAGTATTGCTTTCCCATGATGCCGGTTGGTACAGGCCCGGGGAAGTTGAAGGCGGACAATTCAGGGCGTACACTGATATTTTTGAATTTATGCTGCCTGCCATGCGTGAGAACGGCTTCAGTGAAAAAGAAATCAGAACCATTTTCGTCAGCAACCCTTCTAAAGCTTTTACAATTTCTAAACGGCTGGTTTAA
- a CDS encoding energy transducer TonB — MKFSLILILTVCSLTTYAQRRISLYYDSAWALNSKAQASYFRNAWIDTTYYVFLGPVLDYYVEGKLAMQGKYVAGKKSGTFTFYYLNGEKKIQGDFQDNQMVGIWNYFYPDGIPKQSIAYTDNDFKVLSYHDKGGTQKVKDGNGLWEGFYFSHTIKDTIHITGNVKNGFKDGWWVYFDDSGIRLYEEKYKDGKFKSGKTYTSSGAVTGKINTPLGKKVLMPHSISYTERFVYAPNVIKNEYPYLKFLPDEVKQYFDQNWKKCDKDKATYYRITNEVNAESTSGNITDFWMNDNIYRKGRYINGKKKGYFVYYHESGNTKSEGRYSNDKRVGAWKYYYEDGSPWQNVYYEKGQRYVDQYWNEQGKLKVDLGSGEYEDIYEYNSITLREIGSFTEYQKDGIWKGYTQEGELYFEERYKNGELLQAHSFDEEGNKIPYQKKIEYAAPSDGLDAFYKFVEKEMKYPTYTRQKYIQGKVLIKVVVDKNGKLLEAKAISSPHQVLSEEAVSVVKKYNKWKSGKEMGKPVQMFFIIPLTYDLSGSPASTFN, encoded by the coding sequence GTGAAATTTAGTCTGATACTTATTTTGACGGTTTGTTCACTCACCACTTATGCACAACGCAGGATCAGTCTTTATTATGATTCTGCCTGGGCACTCAATAGTAAGGCGCAGGCCAGTTACTTCAGAAATGCCTGGATAGATACTACTTATTATGTCTTTCTGGGCCCGGTGCTGGATTATTATGTAGAAGGTAAACTTGCGATGCAAGGCAAGTATGTGGCAGGCAAAAAGTCAGGAACCTTTACCTTCTACTACCTTAATGGTGAGAAAAAAATCCAAGGGGATTTTCAGGACAACCAAATGGTAGGCATTTGGAATTACTTTTATCCTGATGGAATTCCTAAACAAAGTATAGCGTATACAGATAATGATTTTAAGGTACTTTCTTATCATGATAAAGGTGGCACGCAAAAAGTGAAAGATGGCAATGGACTCTGGGAGGGATTCTACTTTTCACATACTATAAAAGACACCATACATATCACAGGTAATGTAAAAAATGGCTTTAAAGATGGCTGGTGGGTATATTTTGACGACAGTGGAATAAGGTTATATGAAGAAAAGTACAAAGATGGTAAGTTCAAGTCAGGAAAGACTTATACTTCATCAGGTGCAGTAACCGGAAAAATTAACACTCCTTTGGGGAAAAAGGTCCTTATGCCTCATAGCATTAGCTATACAGAAAGATTTGTCTACGCACCCAATGTCATTAAGAATGAATATCCTTACCTGAAGTTTTTACCAGATGAAGTAAAACAATATTTTGATCAAAATTGGAAGAAGTGCGATAAAGATAAAGCTACTTATTACCGCATTACTAACGAAGTGAATGCCGAAAGCACCAGTGGAAATATTACTGATTTCTGGATGAATGACAATATCTACCGTAAAGGGAGGTATATCAATGGTAAAAAAAAAGGTTATTTTGTCTATTATCATGAGAGTGGGAATACGAAATCCGAGGGCAGATACAGTAATGACAAAAGAGTAGGTGCATGGAAGTATTATTATGAAGATGGAAGCCCATGGCAAAATGTATATTATGAAAAAGGACAGCGCTATGTTGATCAGTACTGGAATGAGCAGGGCAAATTAAAAGTTGATCTGGGAAGTGGAGAGTATGAAGATATCTACGAGTATAATTCAATCACACTCCGGGAGATAGGCAGTTTTACAGAGTATCAAAAAGATGGTATCTGGAAAGGCTATACCCAGGAAGGAGAGTTGTATTTTGAGGAGCGGTATAAAAATGGAGAGCTATTACAAGCCCATAGTTTTGACGAAGAGGGTAATAAAATACCTTATCAGAAGAAAATTGAATACGCGGCCCCGAGCGATGGACTGGATGCTTTTTATAAATTTGTTGAAAAAGAAATGAAATATCCTACTTATACACGCCAGAAATATATTCAGGGTAAAGTGCTGATTAAGGTTGTAGTAGATAAAAATGGTAAATTACTGGAGGCAAAAGCCATCAGCTCACCTCATCAAGTCCTTAGCGAAGAAGCAGTAAGTGTGGTTAAAAAATATAATAAATGGAAATCAGGTAAAGAAATGGGAAAGCCTGTTCAGATGTTTTTTATTATACCGCTTACCTATGATCTTTCAGGAAGTCCTGCATCAACATTCAATTAA
- a CDS encoding fatty acid desaturase family protein → MKFINKDNSIFFSTLRTRVNQYFTENNISRYGNREMVIKSVVLISLYLAAYICILTLPWAAYLLIPFALIMGIAKSGIGMTVMHDALHGSYSKNKVVNKLMGNSIYLLGANANVWKIQHNLHHHTYTNIHGKDEDINTKVVIRLSKHAPRKAFHAYQHLYVWFLYGLMTLLMFSNDFYKLLRYHKAGEFKGKRASIDREYLNLIGLKLVYVFFMLILPVLVTSLLWWQVLIGFLIMHLTAGFILSTIFQMAHIVEGTDQPLPNAEGNMENEWAIHQLNTTANFARDNRVLNWFIGGLNYQIEHHLFPNICHVHYRKISEIVEETAAEFQLPYNVKPTFSDAIFSHIKALKQLGTYPA, encoded by the coding sequence ATGAAATTCATTAATAAAGACAATTCCATTTTCTTCTCAACTTTAAGAACAAGAGTAAATCAGTATTTCACTGAAAATAACATTTCCCGCTATGGCAATAGAGAAATGGTTATTAAATCAGTAGTATTGATCAGCCTATATCTCGCTGCTTATATTTGTATACTTACCCTCCCCTGGGCTGCTTACTTACTCATTCCTTTCGCGCTTATTATGGGCATCGCAAAATCTGGCATTGGTATGACAGTTATGCATGATGCTTTGCATGGTTCTTATTCTAAAAATAAAGTTGTCAACAAGCTAATGGGTAATAGCATATACCTACTGGGAGCCAATGCCAACGTCTGGAAAATACAGCACAACCTACATCACCATACCTACACCAACATACATGGAAAAGATGAGGACATCAATACCAAAGTTGTAATCAGATTGTCTAAGCATGCACCTCGTAAAGCTTTTCATGCATATCAACACCTTTACGTCTGGTTCTTGTATGGACTGATGACCTTATTAATGTTCAGCAATGATTTTTATAAGCTGCTGAGATATCACAAAGCAGGAGAGTTTAAAGGAAAACGCGCCAGCATTGATCGTGAATATCTGAATTTGATCGGCCTGAAGTTAGTTTACGTGTTCTTCATGTTAATATTGCCGGTACTCGTAACTTCGCTTTTGTGGTGGCAGGTTTTGATTGGTTTTCTCATCATGCATCTGACAGCAGGCTTTATACTCTCTACGATATTTCAGATGGCCCATATTGTAGAAGGTACTGATCAGCCTCTGCCCAATGCTGAAGGAAATATGGAAAACGAGTGGGCAATTCATCAATTAAATACCACCGCTAATTTTGCACGTGATAACCGGGTATTGAACTGGTTTATTGGTGGACTGAATTATCAGATTGAGCACCATCTATTTCCTAATATTTGTCATGTGCATTATCGTAAGATTTCAGAGATTGTTGAAGAAACTGCCGCTGAGTTTCAACTCCCTTACAATGTAAAACCTACCTTCAGTGATGCTATTTTCTCACACATTAAAGCCCTGAAGCAGCTTGGTACTTATCCTGCGTAA
- a CDS encoding sulfotransferase family protein — protein MTVNKIFGLGLSKTATTSLASALKILKYRTNDYPSLKYFPHKLYGIKKHLLDEYDAFTDISVIPFYKELDKSYPGSKFILTIRDIDEWLESCSKYPRFNWPLHKVPFKVIKLRQTIYRTVKFDEELFREAYHRHHKDVLDYFKNREDDLLVVNLCEGNQWEPLVDFLDTDHPEDEFPIKNARVNNYDGYFVR, from the coding sequence TTGACTGTAAACAAGATATTTGGCCTGGGACTTTCCAAAACTGCGACTACAAGTCTGGCTAGTGCTTTAAAAATCCTAAAGTATCGTACCAATGATTATCCTTCATTAAAATATTTTCCCCACAAACTTTACGGCATTAAAAAACATCTTCTAGATGAATATGATGCTTTTACTGATATTTCGGTCATCCCTTTTTACAAAGAACTGGATAAATCATATCCTGGCAGTAAGTTTATACTGACTATCCGAGATATAGACGAATGGCTGGAGTCCTGTAGTAAGTATCCACGCTTCAACTGGCCACTACATAAGGTCCCTTTTAAGGTTATTAAACTCAGACAAACCATTTACAGGACAGTCAAATTTGACGAAGAGCTCTTTAGGGAAGCATATCATCGACATCACAAAGATGTGCTTGATTACTTTAAAAACAGAGAAGATGATCTGTTGGTCGTAAATCTATGTGAGGGTAATCAGTGGGAACCTCTGGTAGATTTTCTAGATACCGATCATCCTGAAGATGAGTTCCCCATCAAGAATGCAAGGGTCAACAATTATGATGGTTATTTCGTCAGGTAG
- a CDS encoding UBP-type zinc finger domain-containing protein codes for MPVDPTPCEHFDKEQIKSASKMECQECVKTGDPWVHLRVCQTCGGVHCCNSSVNKHATKHYHDTGHPVVISAEPGEHWAWCYEDDKFMPY; via the coding sequence ATGCCAGTTGATCCTACACCATGCGAACATTTTGACAAAGAGCAAATCAAGAGCGCTTCAAAAATGGAGTGCCAGGAGTGCGTAAAAACCGGTGATCCCTGGGTACACCTGAGGGTGTGCCAGACTTGTGGCGGTGTACATTGCTGCAATAGTTCTGTCAACAAGCACGCCACTAAGCACTATCATGACACTGGTCATCCGGTAGTGATTTCAGCTGAACCGGGAGAACATTGGGCCTGGTGTTATGAGGATGATAAATTTATGCCTTATTGA
- a CDS encoding OmpA family protein, with protein sequence MMLKNFYLYLVLMMYGLPQVNAQKVVEYELVNIGRDVNSTYHDSTPIVSPDGNTLYFTITNHPENTKGVEGSQDIWYAVKDSSGNWSKSIHMDKPFNKNRYNQVLSVSLDGNRLLIRGGNGSEDLGFSICEKENGIWQKPEALDIPDFENMCKGQFNGAFLSYDDKVLLLYFSERPKSKYSDLYISYNQGDMQWTRPALIKSLNTHMDEFGPYLAPDNKTLYFASNRGGGFGNMDVYEAQRLDDSWLKWSEPQNIGAPVNTSGFDAYYSVGLNDTLVFTTRAFMSADGGHLDIFSLKRIFKEEPKIRLEGFVMHKESWEPVQANIRYSKAGEVVGVLKSSPDNGEFGTALSDTAKYHLEVNAEGFFKYEDSVMVYGDIQSDTVFYKEIFLKPIEVGVSVRINNIFFDNNESTLSPESFPELDQIGEFLQENPKLEVEIAGHTDDKGTDEYNEKLSQGRAESVVKYLIDHWIDEQRVKAKGYGESKPKVPNDSDENRQINRRVEFTILKH encoded by the coding sequence TGGTCAATATTGGAAGAGATGTAAATAGTACTTACCATGATTCTACTCCCATTGTGAGTCCTGACGGAAATACACTTTATTTTACAATAACTAATCATCCTGAAAATACTAAAGGTGTGGAAGGCAGTCAGGATATCTGGTACGCTGTAAAAGACTCATCCGGAAATTGGTCTAAATCAATACATATGGATAAGCCGTTCAATAAAAACCGATACAATCAGGTTTTAAGTGTGTCGCTGGATGGCAACCGTTTGCTGATTCGTGGGGGTAATGGGAGCGAGGATCTAGGGTTCTCAATCTGTGAAAAAGAAAACGGGATCTGGCAAAAACCGGAAGCGCTGGACATACCGGACTTTGAAAATATGTGCAAAGGTCAGTTCAATGGAGCTTTTCTTTCTTATGATGACAAAGTTTTGCTATTATATTTTAGTGAAAGACCCAAAAGCAAATACAGTGACCTGTACATCAGCTACAATCAGGGTGATATGCAATGGACACGCCCGGCATTGATCAAAAGTTTGAATACACACATGGATGAGTTTGGTCCCTATCTCGCTCCCGACAATAAAACCTTATACTTTGCGAGCAACCGTGGAGGGGGATTTGGCAATATGGATGTGTATGAAGCGCAGCGATTAGACGATAGCTGGTTAAAATGGTCTGAACCCCAAAATATTGGTGCCCCGGTCAATACTAGTGGGTTTGACGCCTACTACTCGGTGGGGCTGAATGATACACTTGTATTCACTACTCGAGCTTTTATGTCTGCCGATGGCGGTCATCTGGACATATTTTCATTAAAACGAATTTTCAAAGAAGAGCCCAAAATAAGGTTGGAAGGTTTTGTCATGCATAAAGAAAGCTGGGAACCGGTGCAGGCCAATATAAGATATAGCAAAGCGGGGGAAGTAGTAGGTGTACTAAAAAGTAGCCCTGATAATGGAGAGTTTGGTACTGCGCTCTCCGATACTGCAAAATACCATCTTGAGGTGAATGCTGAAGGATTTTTCAAATATGAAGACAGTGTGATGGTTTACGGTGATATTCAATCAGATACTGTTTTTTATAAGGAAATCTTTCTAAAACCTATTGAAGTTGGTGTATCTGTAAGGATAAATAATATCTTTTTTGACAACAACGAATCTACACTTAGTCCGGAGTCATTTCCTGAACTGGACCAGATAGGAGAGTTTTTACAGGAAAATCCTAAACTGGAAGTTGAAATTGCCGGACATACAGATGATAAGGGCACTGATGAGTACAATGAAAAATTGTCGCAGGGCAGGGCAGAGTCTGTAGTAAAATATTTGATTGACCACTGGATAGACGAACAACGGGTAAAAGCAAAAGGTTATGGAGAAAGCAAACCTAAAGTTCCTAATGACAGTGATGAAAACCGTCAGATCAATCGTAGAGTCGAGTTTACTATCCTTAAACATTAA